A genomic region of Mustelus asterias unplaced genomic scaffold, sMusAst1.hap1.1 HAP1_SCAFFOLD_171, whole genome shotgun sequence contains the following coding sequences:
- the LOC144485227 gene encoding uncharacterized protein LOC144485227, which translates to MLQLEPLFHADWLEDQLLPAALQARPLPLLVRSCCQSPSPGHCDLAHAQSGYLKYTHIKSSNLERHEDIYTIENPWECGDCGKEFSSPSQLEAHQRSHTGKSLFICTECGKSFSRMFNLRTHQRLHTGERPFTCSVCMKGFSSSSHLLKHKRAHTGERPFTCSVCGKGFTNSSDLLIHQRVHTGERPFTCSVCGNRFTQSQNLMRHQRVHKSSGGRFPSY; encoded by the exons ATGCTTCAGTTGGAGCCCCTCTTTCACGCTGATTGGTTAGAGGACCAGCTGCTTCCGGCGGCCCTCcaggcccgccccctccccctattggtccggagctgctgtCAATCACCCTCCCCAGGGCATTGCGATCTGGCACATGCGCAGTCCG gatatttgaaatatacacacattaaatcatccaacctggagagacacgagGACATCTACACCATAGAGAACCCATgggaatgtggggactgtgggaaggaattcagttctccatcccagctggaagcacatcagcgcagccacactgggaagAGTCTGTTCATctgcaccgagtgtgggaagagtttTAGTCGAATGTTCAACCTTCGCACTcatcagcgacttcacactggggagcggccattcacctgctctgtgtgtatgAAGGGATTCAGCAGTTcatctcacctgctgaaacacaagcgtgctcacactggggaaaggcctttcacctgctccgtgtgtgggaagggattcactaactcatctgatctcctgatacaccagcgagttcacaccggggagaggccattcacctgctccgtgtgtgggaacagattcactcagtcacaaaacctaatgagacaccagcgagttcacaagtcttCTGGAGGCAGATTCCCCAGTTATTGA